A genomic region of Sander lucioperca isolate FBNREF2018 chromosome 6, SLUC_FBN_1.2, whole genome shotgun sequence contains the following coding sequences:
- the ttll3 gene encoding tubulin monoglycylase TTLL3 isoform X2: protein MQQIPVLQSTVAPVEGRLRCSVPSLPAIKPDRLKTAKTLVEKAVKLRKVFSVQGPYPVIRAALWARGWVERRLSHPVQRAPHCHGNDEDGDDGDVGADATERVDESEKEENLDDMYDLMSRLVRNETTYFHWTTRRDYIDCRFLRNDQMTNHYANSGSFTTKVGLCVNLRNLQWFDTGDPDTFFPRCYRLGAEDEKHAFIDDFKRTACTSLLQHVVETSRWRSDGAEELNNVEHRFVGPAMIDMALHVCQEFLSVLEHVDIDVTVETPPSVEEQQWAEFLQDYYMVVHEGVLIRGSSVFVERCQAMLIRLQEICPQLDTDGLNNIWIIKPGAKSRGRGIICMNRLDEILALVDSDRALPKESKWVVQKYLERPLLVHGTKFDIRQWFLVTDWNPLTVWFYRECYLRFSTQPYSTKTLDSSVHLCNNSIQKHFQPSCERHPEVPEDNMWSCSQFRAFLQRQGRGAEWESVVIPGMQQAVVSALQTAQDLVEPRKASFELYGADFILGRDLRPWLLEINASPTMACSTTVTAHLCPAVQLDTLRVVLDRRTDPSAYTGGFQLIFKQAAVEVPQYVGVNLLVEGAPIRRSRPPLHRQTVISNPPLTIQFPPDQSSSEEVEMTHKPSGSVAIWCGNSLWWYTLNLRGKRLVWV, encoded by the exons ATGCAACAAATACCAG TGTTACAATCCACAGTAGCTCCAGTGGAGGGGAGGTTACGTTGCAGTGTGCCAAGCCTGCCAGCAATCAAGCCAGACAGgctaaaaacagctaaaacGCTGGTAGAGAAAGCAGTGAAG CTGAGGAAAGTGTTTTCAGTGCAGGGACCTTACCCTGTGATCCGTGCTGCCTTATGGGCCAGAGGGTGGGTGGAACGTCGTTTATCCCATCCTGTCCAGAGAGCCCCTCATTGCCATGGCAATGATgaggatggtgatgatggtgatgtcGGTGCTGATGCTACTG AGAGAGTGGATGAAAGCGAGAAAGAGGAGAACCTTGATGACATGTATGACCTCATG TCTCGCCTGGTTCGAAATGAAACAACATATTTCCATTGGACAACACGTCGGGATTACATAGACTGTCGCTTCTTACGGAATGACCAAATGACCAATCACTATGCAAATTCTGGGTCGTTTACTACCAAG GTCGGGCTCTGTGTGAACCTGCGTAACCTTCAGTGGTTTGATACAGGAGATCCTGACACCTTCTTCCCAAGATGCTACAGACTTGGGGCAGAGGATGAAAAGCATGCATTCATAG ATGATTTCAAGAGGACAGCATGCACCAGCCTGCTGCAGCATGTGGTAGAGACAAGCAGATGGAGGAGTGACGGAGCAGAGG AGTTGAATAATGTGGAGCATCGATTTGTTGGTCCAGCAATGATCGACATGGCTTTGCACGTGTGTCAAGAGTTTCTCAGTGTTTTAGAGCACGTTGACATTGATGTAACTGTAGAAACACCACCCTCGGTGGAGGAACAGCAGTGGGCAGAGTTTCTGCAAGACTACTACATGGTTGTGCA TGAAGGTGTATTGATCAGGGGTAGCAGTGTGTTTGTGGAGCGCTGCCAGGCCATGTTGATCAGACTGCAGGAGATTTGCCCTCAGCTGGATACAGATGGACTAAATAACATCTGGATCATCAAACCAGGTGCTAAGTCAAGAGGACGAG GTATTATTTGTATGAATCGCCTGGATGAGATTTTGGCACTTGTGGATAGTGACAGAGCCCTGCCTAAGGAGAGTAAGTGGGTGGTTCAGAAATACCTGGAACGTCCTCTGTTGGTCCATGGCACTAAGTTTGACATCCGCCAGTGGTTCCTCGTCACCGACTGGAACCCTCTGACTGTCTGGTTCTACAGAGAGTGCTACCTGCGGTTCTCTACTCAGCCCTACTCGACAAAAACTCTGGACAG CTCAGTCCACCTGTGCAACAACTCCATCCAAAAGCACTTTCAGCCATCCTGTGAGCGTCATCCAGAAGTGCCTGAGGACAATATGTGGTCCTGCTCTCAGTTTAGGGCTTTTCTGCAGCGGCAGGGTCGTGGGGCAGAGTGGGAGTCAGTGGTGATTCCAGGCATGCAGCAAGCGGTGGTTTCCGCCCTGCAGACAGCCCAGGACCTGGTCGAGCCCCGCAAGGCAAGCTTTGAGCTCTACGGAGCCGACTTTATATTGGGCAGAGATCTGAGGCCTTGGCTTCTGGAGATCAATGCCAGTCCGACTAtggcctgctctaccactgtgACCGCTCACCTCTGCCCTGCTGTGCAGCTGGACACACTGAGGGTTGTGCTTGACCGACGGACTGATCCTAGTGCTTACACAGGAGGCTTCCAGCTAATCTTCAAACAG GCTGCAGTTGAAGTTCCTCAGTATGTGGGAGTGAACCTGCTGGTGGAAGGAGCCCCCATTAGGCGATCCAGACCTCCACTTCATAGACAAACTGTTATTTCTAACCCACCTCTCACCATCCAGTTCCCTCCAGACCAGTCATCTTCAGAAGAGGTTGAAATGACGCATAAACCATCAG GTTCTGTCGCAATCTGGTGTGGGAACAGCCTCTGGTGGTACACACTGAACCTCAGAGGAAAGCGCCTCGTTTGGGTTTGA
- the ttll3 gene encoding tubulin monoglycylase TTLL3 isoform X1 produces MQQIPVLQSTVAPVEGRLRCSVPSLPAIKPDRLKTAKTLVEKAVKLRKVFSVQGPYPVIRAALWARGWVERRLSHPVQRAPHCHGNDEDGDDGDVGADATERVDESEKEENLDDMYDLMSRLVRNETTYFHWTTRRDYIDCRFLRNDQMTNHYANSGSFTTKVGLCVNLRNLQWFDTGDPDTFFPRCYRLGAEDEKHAFIDDFKRTACTSLLQHVVETSRWRSDGAEELNNVEHRFVGPAMIDMALHVCQEFLSVLEHVDIDVTVETPPSVEEQQWAEFLQDYYMVVHEGVLIRGSSVFVERCQAMLIRLQEICPQLDTDGLNNIWIIKPGAKSRGRGIICMNRLDEILALVDSDRALPKESKWVVQKYLERPLLVHGTKFDIRQWFLVTDWNPLTVWFYRECYLRFSTQPYSTKTLDSSVHLCNNSIQKHFQPSCERHPEVPEDNMWSCSQFRAFLQRQGRGAEWESVVIPGMQQAVVSALQTAQDLVEPRKASFELYGADFILGRDLRPWLLEINASPTMACSTTVTAHLCPAVQLDTLRVVLDRRTDPSAYTGGFQLIFKQAAVEVPQYVGVNLLVEGAPIRRSRPPLHRQTVISNPPLTIQFPPDQSSSEEVEMTHKPSGQKSYAVSAFRHSGKENRAVGEKKRQLKSTSSKRECHGRTEIQNTSCVRRFCRNLVWEQPLVVHTEPQRKAPRLGLSLGANGATLVPRSLSFSLCPPHSMSDCTSQANPGHGSHISRSFLPQTAFKPQHRTPTRVFPSLQGPLPTLEVFSLRPNIVAGSTACCNPNMSSHPSHHRHQLFLCSQRHSMAKYKGEFTGEHKY; encoded by the exons ATGCAACAAATACCAG TGTTACAATCCACAGTAGCTCCAGTGGAGGGGAGGTTACGTTGCAGTGTGCCAAGCCTGCCAGCAATCAAGCCAGACAGgctaaaaacagctaaaacGCTGGTAGAGAAAGCAGTGAAG CTGAGGAAAGTGTTTTCAGTGCAGGGACCTTACCCTGTGATCCGTGCTGCCTTATGGGCCAGAGGGTGGGTGGAACGTCGTTTATCCCATCCTGTCCAGAGAGCCCCTCATTGCCATGGCAATGATgaggatggtgatgatggtgatgtcGGTGCTGATGCTACTG AGAGAGTGGATGAAAGCGAGAAAGAGGAGAACCTTGATGACATGTATGACCTCATG TCTCGCCTGGTTCGAAATGAAACAACATATTTCCATTGGACAACACGTCGGGATTACATAGACTGTCGCTTCTTACGGAATGACCAAATGACCAATCACTATGCAAATTCTGGGTCGTTTACTACCAAG GTCGGGCTCTGTGTGAACCTGCGTAACCTTCAGTGGTTTGATACAGGAGATCCTGACACCTTCTTCCCAAGATGCTACAGACTTGGGGCAGAGGATGAAAAGCATGCATTCATAG ATGATTTCAAGAGGACAGCATGCACCAGCCTGCTGCAGCATGTGGTAGAGACAAGCAGATGGAGGAGTGACGGAGCAGAGG AGTTGAATAATGTGGAGCATCGATTTGTTGGTCCAGCAATGATCGACATGGCTTTGCACGTGTGTCAAGAGTTTCTCAGTGTTTTAGAGCACGTTGACATTGATGTAACTGTAGAAACACCACCCTCGGTGGAGGAACAGCAGTGGGCAGAGTTTCTGCAAGACTACTACATGGTTGTGCA TGAAGGTGTATTGATCAGGGGTAGCAGTGTGTTTGTGGAGCGCTGCCAGGCCATGTTGATCAGACTGCAGGAGATTTGCCCTCAGCTGGATACAGATGGACTAAATAACATCTGGATCATCAAACCAGGTGCTAAGTCAAGAGGACGAG GTATTATTTGTATGAATCGCCTGGATGAGATTTTGGCACTTGTGGATAGTGACAGAGCCCTGCCTAAGGAGAGTAAGTGGGTGGTTCAGAAATACCTGGAACGTCCTCTGTTGGTCCATGGCACTAAGTTTGACATCCGCCAGTGGTTCCTCGTCACCGACTGGAACCCTCTGACTGTCTGGTTCTACAGAGAGTGCTACCTGCGGTTCTCTACTCAGCCCTACTCGACAAAAACTCTGGACAG CTCAGTCCACCTGTGCAACAACTCCATCCAAAAGCACTTTCAGCCATCCTGTGAGCGTCATCCAGAAGTGCCTGAGGACAATATGTGGTCCTGCTCTCAGTTTAGGGCTTTTCTGCAGCGGCAGGGTCGTGGGGCAGAGTGGGAGTCAGTGGTGATTCCAGGCATGCAGCAAGCGGTGGTTTCCGCCCTGCAGACAGCCCAGGACCTGGTCGAGCCCCGCAAGGCAAGCTTTGAGCTCTACGGAGCCGACTTTATATTGGGCAGAGATCTGAGGCCTTGGCTTCTGGAGATCAATGCCAGTCCGACTAtggcctgctctaccactgtgACCGCTCACCTCTGCCCTGCTGTGCAGCTGGACACACTGAGGGTTGTGCTTGACCGACGGACTGATCCTAGTGCTTACACAGGAGGCTTCCAGCTAATCTTCAAACAG GCTGCAGTTGAAGTTCCTCAGTATGTGGGAGTGAACCTGCTGGTGGAAGGAGCCCCCATTAGGCGATCCAGACCTCCACTTCATAGACAAACTGTTATTTCTAACCCACCTCTCACCATCCAGTTCCCTCCAGACCAGTCATCTTCAGAAGAGGTTGAAATGACGCATAAACCATCAGGTCAGAAATCCTATGCAGTCTCTGCTTTTCGCCACTCAGGCAAGGAAAACCGAGCTgttggagagaaaaagaggcagCTGAAATCAACATCTTCTAAGAGGGAATGTCATGGGAGAACAGAAATTCAGAATACCTCCTGTGTTCGCAGGTTCTGTCGCAATCTGGTGTGGGAACAGCCTCTGGTGGTACACACTGAACCTCAGAGGAAAGCGCCTCGTTTGGGTTTGAGTCTCGGTGCCAACGGGGCAACTCTGGTCCCACGGAGCCTTTCCTTTTCCCTCTGCCCCCCTCACAGCATGTCAGATTGCACATCTCAAGCCAACCCAGGCCATGGATCACATATCTCTAGATCCTTCCTTCCCCAGACAGCTTTTAAACCCCAACACAGGACACCTACACGGGTCTTTCCTTCACTTCAGGGTCCCCTTCCTACCCTGGAGGTCTTTAGCTTGCGACCAAACATTGTGGCTGGAAGCACTGCCTGTTGTAATCCAAACATGTCCTCTCATCCCAGCCACCACAGGCATCAGTTATTCCTCTGCTCTCAAAGGCATAGCATGGCCAAATATAAAGGAGAATTCACAGGAGAACATAAATACTAG